In Legionella israelensis, the genomic window GTTTGAGCATGTAAACCTAATCAATAAGCTGATGCTGGTCAACCTCAAAAGGAGGATTACAAGAGATGAAAAGCCTCATGTTACCTTCCCAATGCCGGCTAGCCATTTTTGTTTAAAAGAACCAGTTAATTGACGAGAATAAAGTGTATTTGTATCTAATAAATTAAAACTTGCAGAGTTAAAACTACGATTATAAAATCCTTCAAGTGCCACAGAATATCGATAAAAAAAAGAATATTTGTAACCTAAATAAACTTCACCAGCACCACCCGTACCACTTAAAACCGATATGTCCTGATCGATAAATAATAAAGGAGAATTAAAATCCCGACGATTAAATTTATAATAGGCTGTATCCTTTGTAGCTGAGGCGCCAAGATAAATGCCTGACTGTGGAAATGAATTTAAGGATGTGGCATCCCCACTATAGATTGATGTGGATATAAAGCAAAATATCAAAGAAGGAAAAAATTTTTAGCCGAGTAATATTTTTAGACAACATCTAATATATCTCCTTATATACGGATGTTCAAAAGTTACAAAACCGTATCACTACATTTCATCTATCTTTCTTCTTACTGAAAAACAGACATAAAAATTTACATTATCTTGTGGTGATTATATTAAAATATATTTGAAATCAGTAGATTAATTTCTTTTCATTTTTGAATGTCAACAGAAAACTGATCCGACACTTACAGAGCTTTTTGTAGAAAAAAAGGTTTTTGCGGCTTTATTCATGACAATAACCAACTTTTAAAGACAACATGACGACCTCTTGAAATTCACATTAACTGTCTGATTTCTTATAGTTTTTGGTACCCTTTGTTGTTTATCGTGATCTAGGTCAGGTGTAGCAGGTTCAATTGGCTCTACTGTGAAAATCTGAATCTTCTACACATCTTATCTATCGCTAAGAAACATGATCAAATCACCTCTTTTTGAGGTGAGGTATGGATTTAAGCGGACAACCATAAAAAACAACAAAGACCACGAGCCAGCCTCTTCAAATAGGGCTTGGATTTTATTCGCGATAAATTCAGCGCCTTTTGTTGCAAAATCAATGAGTCTAGAAAAATTATCAGACAACTTGTTCCCCAAAATATACAAGTAGAAGTTGACTCATGAAGTTTTGTCCCGCACAGAGCTCCGCGCACAGGGCGATTTCATCAAAGTTCAAAAATTCATCATTGAGAATGAGCTAAATTGTAGGGATATGTTTTATTAATCTGGCAAATTAAAATAAAAAATGTTAAAAATCAGGCGCCTACGTTGGTCGACGTAGATTATAAAAATCTTAAGAAGGAGCCTGATTGTGTTAGAAAGTACGCGTAAATTTGGAAAAAATCAATATTTGTTTCATTGTTTTCTGTCCATCCGCGATCCACGAGTTGGAGGTCGTTGCACGTATTCACTTTTAACGATACTGATTATTGTTTTATGCGGATTAATATGTGGCTGTGACAGTTGGAAAGCCATGGAGATTTTTGCCAGGTCGCGCAAGCGCTGGTTAAGCCAATTTATTGATGTCAGTGAAGGTCTTCCGAGCCACCACACATTGGCGCGGGTATTTTCTCTGATTGACCCTTTAGAATTTGAGCGTTGTTTAAGTTCGTGGATAGAAGAAATCAGTCAATTTTTTATGGATGAGCTGATTGCGATTGATGGTAAGACGAGTCGCGGCTCCTCTTATCAAAGGGGCAATAAGAAGGCGACCCATCTGGTGAATGCTTACTCCCCACGCTTATCCGCGACCCTTGGCAGCACGGTTACACCTGACAAGTCTAATGAAATAAAGGGGATACCTATACTATTAAAGGCGCTCAGTATCAAAGATAAGGTGATAACGATTGATGCAATGGGAACGCAAAAGGGAATTGCCAATTTAATACGTCTCAAACAAGCTCATTATGTGCTTGCTTTAAAAAAGAATCATAAACGCATGCACCGAAAGGTGGATAACCTCTTTCAAAAAGCGGATTCCTTAAATTACAAGGCCATGGTTTTCCAACAAAAAGACACCAATAATTATGACCACAGCCGTTTTGAAGAAAGAACATACACCGTATTACCAGCCATGTACCTTCCTTCCTACGGTCAACAATGGAAAGATTTAAGCGCCTATATCCGTGTGCAATCCACGCGGCATCTACCCACAGGCGACATTGAAACCGCTACACGTTACTACATGACATCCCTGCCTTATAAAAAACACAACTTAATGCGTCAGGCAATTCGCGACCATTGGAAAATAGAAAATGGCTTGCACTACAAGTTAGATGTCGGGATGAATGAAGACCAATGTCCGATATATCGTGGATGCGCTGATATAAATTTAAGCATTATGCGTAAAATAGTCCTTAAATTATTAACCCAGGATACTTCAAACCAAGATGGCATCGCTTTAAAACGAATGAAAGCTGCCCTTTCTACTCAATATTTGAAAAAAATGATTGGATTTTGAACTTTGATGAAATCGCCCTGCTCCGCGCAGACTGCTTGTTATTTGTTAATAAAGACTTAATGTTGGGCAGCTATTATATATAAAACGAATATGATTCTTTGAGTCCCCTCAAGGTTTGAGAGAGAGAAATGTCCAAAGAGATAACTGACTTAGGCGTAAAAGAAAGTATCCAAAAAAGTATTGTCTTACTGAAAGATAAGAAACCGCCTGCTTACAATGATTCTGTTTTAAAAATAGGCAGCGAGGATAATCCTCGTTATTATTACATTAATCATGCGGATCTAAAAGGAAAGGGATCTTTCGGGGCAGTCTATGCCGCTGAAAAAATTGTTTTAGAATCAAACGAAATAAGGTTTGGTGATAAAGAATATGTGATTAAACTCATGTCTCCTGCTAAAACAGAGAGAGAGGAATTGGATAACGAATATCGTGTACAGAAAAAATATATTGAGACAGAAAAACCCAGTGACATGTTAGTCAATGGTCATTATTTTTTAATAATGGAAAATATGGGCACAGATTTTTTGGAATTTAAAAAAAGTAAACTCAGTTCCCTTAATCTGGAACAGCGCCTAAATTTAGTTGTAAGTTTTTTGCATACCTTTAATTTATGGGCTCACTATACACCATCTACAAAGGAAGCCGTCCAGAATTTTGACATTAAATTGGAAAATATTGTCATAAAAGAAGTTAGTAAAGACAGGTGGGAAGCAACTCCAATTGACTATGGTTTGGCAGATGCCATTACTCAAGCTGATGTAGAAAGAAAAAGAACATCAATAACGGCTAAAGGATCACCACGTTATGTGG contains:
- a CDS encoding protein kinase domain-containing protein, translated to MSKEITDLGVKESIQKSIVLLKDKKPPAYNDSVLKIGSEDNPRYYYINHADLKGKGSFGAVYAAEKIVLESNEIRFGDKEYVIKLMSPAKTEREELDNEYRVQKKYIETEKPSDMLVNGHYFLIMENMGTDFLEFKKSKLSSLNLEQRLNLVVSFLHTFNLWAHYTPSTKEAVQNFDIKLENIVIKEVSKDRWEATPIDYGLADAITQADVERKRTSITAKGSPRYVAPEVLNEKGGIRSDIFSMVPFIAVVLGVENPFEELDKKYPNPYHLIYDRKDGKTPPFSLSNLLEELVPEEFPERERLIETVKQFLNKMQKFKYKERPTADDVLRFFNDFHILVLHYKNKDEIVNEDFSEEFNKRLDRMDSLVNKNKSNTKIAIQDYLIETKKRHFFPKNLAEDVPWFIP
- a CDS encoding ISAs1 family transposase, with amino-acid sequence MLESTRKFGKNQYLFHCFLSIRDPRVGGRCTYSLLTILIIVLCGLICGCDSWKAMEIFARSRKRWLSQFIDVSEGLPSHHTLARVFSLIDPLEFERCLSSWIEEISQFFMDELIAIDGKTSRGSSYQRGNKKATHLVNAYSPRLSATLGSTVTPDKSNEIKGIPILLKALSIKDKVITIDAMGTQKGIANLIRLKQAHYVLALKKNHKRMHRKVDNLFQKADSLNYKAMVFQQKDTNNYDHSRFEERTYTVLPAMYLPSYGQQWKDLSAYIRVQSTRHLPTGDIETATRYYMTSLPYKKHNLMRQAIRDHWKIENGLHYKLDVGMNEDQCPIYRGCADINLSIMRKIVLKLLTQDTSNQDGIALKRMKAALSTQYLKKMIGF